In Methanoculleus sp. SDB, a single window of DNA contains:
- a CDS encoding 30S ribosomal protein S3, with protein sequence MAIERRFIEDGVRKARVEKYLTKELKRAGYGGMDIARTPLGTQVTIFAEKPGIVIGKGGKVVRELTQNLHSKFSIESPQIEVQQVDNPNFNAQIMAERLANSLERGWYFRKAGSSVIRRVMESGALGCEVVLAGKLTGSRARVQKFTDGYIKHCGEPSETIVEKGFALAIKKLGTIGVQVKIIPPGAVLPDHFEVLPSQPRKPEEEEGLTPEALGEEIDAELSAMEDVPVEEDI encoded by the coding sequence ATGGCGATTGAACGGCGTTTTATCGAAGACGGAGTGCGCAAGGCACGTGTAGAGAAATACCTGACAAAGGAACTGAAGCGGGCCGGATACGGCGGTATGGATATCGCCCGTACCCCTCTCGGGACACAGGTGACGATCTTTGCAGAGAAACCGGGCATCGTCATCGGCAAGGGCGGGAAGGTCGTCCGGGAACTTACCCAGAATCTTCATTCGAAATTCAGCATTGAATCGCCCCAGATCGAGGTGCAGCAGGTCGACAATCCGAACTTCAACGCTCAGATCATGGCGGAACGCCTTGCAAACTCGCTCGAGCGCGGATGGTACTTCAGAAAGGCCGGCTCCAGCGTCATCCGCCGCGTTATGGAATCGGGAGCGCTCGGGTGCGAGGTTGTGCTGGCCGGAAAACTCACCGGCTCGCGTGCACGGGTCCAGAAGTTTACCGACGGGTATATCAAACACTGCGGCGAGCCCAGCGAGACGATTGTGGAGAAGGGCTTTGCCCTCGCCATCAAGAAACTCGGAACGATCGGTGTGCAGGTCAAGATTATCCCGCCCGGCGCGGTGCTCCCCGATCACTTCGAAGTGCTGCCTTCCCAACCCCGGAAACCCGAAGAGGAAGAAGGGCTAACACCGGAAGCACTCGGCGAGGAGATCGATGCCGAGCTCTCTGCGATGGAAGATGTTCCTGTAGAGGAGGATATCTGA
- the rps19p gene encoding 30S ribosomal protein S19 (protein S19 forms a complex with S13 that binds strongly to the 16S ribosomal RNA), with protein sequence MAKKTQKRLPRRREEFTYHGYKIEELQQMGISELLPIMPSRTRRKINRGLSRDHEKLLKEIRDGKERIRTHVRDMVILPDMIGKIVEVYTGKEFVKVEIQPEAVFHYLGEFALTRRRVAHGSAGIGATRSSKYVPLK encoded by the coding sequence ATGGCAAAAAAGACACAGAAACGGTTGCCGAGAAGGAGAGAGGAGTTCACCTATCACGGCTACAAAATCGAGGAGCTCCAGCAGATGGGCATCAGCGAGCTTCTCCCCATCATGCCTTCACGTACACGCCGGAAAATAAACCGCGGCCTGTCACGGGATCATGAGAAACTGCTCAAGGAAATCAGAGACGGCAAGGAGCGAATCCGGACGCACGTGCGTGACATGGTGATTCTCCCCGATATGATCGGAAAGATCGTCGAAGTATACACCGGCAAGGAATTCGTCAAGGTCGAGATCCAGCCCGAAGCAGTATTTCACTACCTCGGCGAGTTCGCGCTTACGCGCCGGAGAGTGGCTCACGGGAGCGCCGGTATCGGTGCGACGCGGTCGAGTAAATACGTACCCCTGAAGTGA
- a CDS encoding 50S ribosomal protein L22 → MARTDYSLKETGEGIARAKANELPISPKHSMEIAGFVKKMTTQEAIAYLTEVVAKKKAIPFRKFNRNIAHKRCLTGWDAGRFPVKASAAFIRLLESVEKNAEYAGLDTEKLRIVHASANRGRGMKAFFPRAMGRATPKRRETVNIEVVVREVE, encoded by the coding sequence ATGGCAAGGACAGACTATTCACTGAAGGAGACGGGAGAAGGAATCGCCCGTGCGAAGGCCAACGAGCTTCCCATATCGCCGAAACACTCGATGGAGATCGCTGGTTTCGTAAAAAAGATGACCACGCAGGAAGCGATTGCTTATCTGACCGAGGTTGTCGCGAAGAAGAAGGCCATTCCGTTCAGGAAGTTCAACAGGAACATTGCGCACAAGCGCTGCCTCACAGGCTGGGACGCCGGGCGCTTTCCGGTGAAGGCGTCGGCTGCGTTCATCCGTCTGCTCGAATCGGTTGAAAAGAATGCGGAATATGCGGGTCTCGACACGGAAAAGCTCCGGATCGTACATGCATCCGCAAATCGCGGGCGGGGAATGAAGGCGTTTTTCCCCCGTGCGATGGGACGTGCGACGCCGAAGCGGCGTGAAACCGTTAACATCGAGGTAGTTGTCAGGGAGGTGGAGTGA